One window from the genome of Planctomicrobium piriforme encodes:
- the trpB gene encoding tryptophan synthase subunit beta: MSDANKNVPDESGRFGEFGRRFVPETLMQALDELTAEYARARRDPDFLAQLDHLLKTFVGRPSPLYFAERLTEYAGGAKIYFKREDLNHTGAHKINNTIGQALLTLRMGKKRVIAETGAGQHGVATATACARFGLDCVVYMGEEDIRRQRLNVFLMRTMGAEVRSVTSGSRTLRDAINEAMRDWMATVENTHYILGSVVGPHPFPMIVRDFQSVIGKETRAQSLEILGRLPDEVIACVGGGSNAAGMFYPFVEDYSVALTGVEAGGRGGKPGEHASSLTYGVKGVLHGSYSYVLQNEDGQTMDVHSVSAGLDYPGVGPEHSYWKDSGRVEYVTASDDEALEMYQKVARLEGILPAVESSHAMAQAVKSARKRSKDDVIVVTLSGRGDKDVNEVARVLKLDL; the protein is encoded by the coding sequence ATGTCGGACGCGAATAAGAATGTCCCGGATGAATCCGGTCGATTTGGTGAATTTGGCCGCCGGTTTGTCCCGGAAACACTCATGCAGGCTCTCGATGAGCTCACCGCCGAGTATGCGCGAGCCCGTCGCGATCCCGACTTTCTCGCGCAGCTCGACCATCTGCTGAAAACGTTCGTTGGTCGTCCCAGCCCGTTGTATTTCGCCGAACGACTCACTGAATACGCGGGCGGCGCAAAGATCTACTTCAAACGGGAAGACCTGAATCACACCGGCGCCCACAAGATCAACAACACCATCGGTCAGGCGCTGCTGACCCTGCGGATGGGCAAAAAACGGGTCATTGCCGAAACCGGGGCCGGCCAGCACGGCGTCGCCACGGCGACGGCTTGTGCCCGTTTTGGTCTCGACTGCGTCGTCTACATGGGTGAAGAAGACATCCGTCGGCAGCGGCTCAACGTCTTTCTGATGCGAACAATGGGCGCCGAAGTGCGATCGGTCACCTCCGGTTCACGAACTCTCCGCGACGCGATCAACGAAGCAATGCGAGACTGGATGGCGACTGTTGAGAACACGCACTACATCCTCGGCTCCGTCGTCGGCCCGCACCCCTTCCCGATGATCGTTCGCGATTTCCAGTCGGTGATCGGCAAGGAGACACGGGCTCAGTCTCTGGAAATCCTGGGACGGCTGCCTGACGAGGTGATCGCCTGCGTCGGCGGCGGTTCGAATGCGGCAGGCATGTTCTACCCGTTCGTGGAAGATTACAGCGTGGCGCTCACAGGCGTTGAGGCCGGCGGGCGCGGCGGCAAGCCGGGTGAACACGCCAGCTCGCTGACCTACGGCGTGAAAGGGGTGCTGCACGGCAGCTACAGTTATGTGCTGCAGAACGAAGACGGTCAGACGATGGACGTCCACTCGGTCTCGGCTGGACTCGATTACCCCGGCGTCGGACCTGAGCACAGCTACTGGAAAGATTCCGGCCGCGTTGAGTACGTCACCGCCAGCGACGACGAAGCCCTGGAGATGTACCAGAAAGTGGCCCGACTCGAAGGGATTTTGCCAGCGGTCGAGAGCAGCCATGCCATGGCCCAGGCCGTGAAGTCCGCTCGAAAACGATCCAAAGACGACGTCATCGTCGTGACCTTGTCGGGCCGCGGCGATAAAGACGTCAATGAAGTCGCAAGAGTGCTCAAGCTGGATCTGTAG